GCACACCGTCGGAGGACTTCAGGCCAGCGCCCTTGGTCTCCTCGCGGATGATATCCATGCAGAGCTCGACGCATTCGTCGCAGATGAAGACGGTCGGTCCCGCGATCAGCTTGCGTACCTCGTGCTGGCTCTTGCCGCAGAAGCTGCAATACAGGGTGTTTTTGCTGTCGCCGCCGGAGTTCGTCGCCATGTCACACCTTTCCAGGCCTTGTGTTCGCATTGGTCGGGGCCGTTGCCCCGACGAGGCCTATCGTCTCTGCCAAGTCCGGAAAGTCTAGGACAGGCCTTTCCGGTCCACAATGTCAAAATTGCCGCGCGCGGGTCGGCGCGCGGCACGGGCGGCGGGTTACGCCGCGTCGGCGCTGCCGCGCTTCTCGACGATCTCGTCGATGAGGCCCCAGGCCTTGGCGTCCTCGGGCGACATGAAGTTGTCGCGCTCGAGCGCCCGCTCGACTTCCTCGAGGGTGCGGCCGCAGTGCTTCACGTAGATTTCGTTGAGCCGCTTCTTCAGCTTCAGCGTCTCTTCCGCGTGGATCATGATGTCGGTCGCCTGGCCCTGGTAGCCGCCCGAGGGCTGGTGCACCATGACGCGGCTGTTCGGCAGCGAGAAGCGCATGCCCGGCTCGCCAGCGGCAAGCAGCAGCGAGCCCATCGAGGCCGCCTGCCCGATCACCAGCGTCGAGACCTTGGGCTTGATGTACTGCATCGTGTCGTAGATCGACAGACCCGAGGTCACCACGCCGCCCGGGCTGTTGATGTACATCGAGATTTCCTTGCCCGGGTTCTCGGCCTCGAGGTGCAGCAGCTGCGCCACGATCAGCGAGGACATGCCGTCATGCACCGGGCCCGAGAGGAAGATGATACGCTCCTTCAGCAGCCGCGAGAAGATATCGTAGGCCCGCTCGCCACGGCTGGTCTGCTCGACGACCATGGGGACGAGGGTGTTCATGTATGTTTCAAATGGGTCTTTCATCTTCGCCTGCCTGCTCTGTCGTGTCCAAATGGTGCCTAGCGCGCGCGCGTTAAACGAGTCTTAGTGTCGGGCCAGAGGGGCTGCAAGGGCTGGCGCGCCAATTCCCCGGCTCATGCGTCGCCCCAGTCCTGTGGTGACGCGCAACTGTGTCGGCTGCATTCCAGCTCGAGCGTCACCTGCCGCAAGCCGAAGCGGCTCTGCATCTCCTCCTTCACCGCGCGCTTGATCCCGTCGGCGCGGGCCCAGGCGCCCTCATCGACCACAAGATGCGCCTGCAGCGCAGCGTTGTGCTCGTCGACCTGCCACAAGTGCGCCTTGTGCAGCCCCGCGACGCCGTCGATCGCCTGCGCCGCCTCCAGCACCTGCGCCGGCACCACGTCAAGCGGGCTGCCCAGCATCAGTACGCGGATCACCCCGCCGATCTCGGCAAAGGCCATCCACAGGATGTATCCGGCGATGAGCAGCGTCACCAGCGGGTCGATCCAGGTCCAGCCGAAATGCAGGATCAGCGTCCCCGCCAAGATCACCGCGAGCGAACCCATGGCGTCCGCCACGTTGTGCAGGAAGGCGGCGCGGATGTTCTGGCTGTCCTTCGACATCGAATAGGTCAACAGCGCGGTCACCACGTCGATCACCAGCGCGACGGCAGCAATGATCACCACCATCCAGCCCTGCACCGGCTCGGGCGAGAGAAACCGCAGGATCGCCTCGATCATCAGGTAGACGCCGATGACGATCAGCGTGGTGTAGTTGATCAGCGCCGCCACTGTCTCGGCACGGGCGTAGCCAAAGGGCATCTCGGCATTGGCCGGGCGGCGCGCGATCTTGCGCGCCAGCGCGGCGATGATCAGCGAGATCGCATCCGAGAAATTGTGCAGCGCGTCGGCGATCATCGCGAGGCTGCCCGAGAGGATGCCGCCCACCACTTGCGCGACGGTGAGCAGCATGTTCACGCCGACCGCGAGCGCCATGCGAAAATCGCCGGCCTCGGGGTCCACGTGATGATGATGGTGGTGATGGTGGTGACTCATGCGGGCATCAGGCGCTCGTACGCCGGGAAGGTCAATAGGGGCGGCAGGATACAGACGGCGCGGAGGCAACCGGCGCCCTGTCCATTCGCGGGATCGGAGGGAGTGAGGGTCGTCAGGCCGTCAGCCTGTCAGAGCACAGCGTCGCGGGATTCGGGCTCCGCATGCTGGAGCGTGCGGGTGATATCGTAGCCAGGCCGCTCGGCGTGCTCGTTCTTCGGGAACAGCCCCAGCGCCGCAGACAGCGACAGCAGGGCGGCGGCGCAGAGAATCCAGTGGCGAAAGCTCATCGGGACGTCCTTCTTCTTGCCTGTTTGTACGGGGCGCTGGCATTTCATATGGGGCGCTCTGCGGCGCGATCCACCCGACTATGCAGCAACGCCGGGTCAAGCCGGGCTCACGATCCTGCGAGGAGACGGCACAACGGCATGTTTCCGCGCGACAAAAAAACGGCCCCCGGGCGGGAGCCGTTCACAGGCGCGGGACGGGGCCGGTCGGCTCAGCTCATCTCGCGCAGGCGCGCGACGTAGCGGGCCATGGTGTCGATCTCGAGATTGACCTTGTCGCCCAGCTTCACGCCACCCCAGGTGGTCACTTCCTTGGTGTGCGGGATGAAGTTGATGCCGAAGGTGGTGCCCTGCACCTCGTTGACGGTCAGCGAGGTGCCGTTGAGCGCCACCGAGCCCTTGGGCGCGATGAACTTCGCCAGCTCGTCCGGCGCGCGCAGCTGTACGCGGGTGCTGTCGCCCTCGTCCTGGATCGAGACCACCTCGGCCAGCCCGTCCACATGGCCCGACACGATGTGCCCGCCCAGCTCGTCGCCGACCTTCAGCGCCCGCTCGAGATTGACCCGCTTGCCGGGTTCCCAGGATCCGAGGTTGGTCTTGGACAGGGTCTCGGCGCTGATCTGCACGTCGAACCAGTCCTCGCCCAAAGTGACCACGGTCAGGCAGACACCGTCGCAGGCGATGGAGGCGCCGATTTCGATGCCCGCGGTGTCATAGGCGGTGCCGATGCGCGCGGTCAGGTCGCCCGCCTGTTCGAGCGCCCGGATTTCCCCCATGTCGGTGACGATGCCGGTGAACATCTGCAAATCCTCTCGACGGCCCCGAGCGCCATAGTTCTCTGGTCACGGGCCTTATTTTGGTCAAATACTGCCGCTAGGGAGGGCCATCGGGCCGGAGAGCCGGACGCCAACCCCTTACGAGTAGGCCGATCCTTAACGAGTGCCCATGTCCAAGGCAACCGCAGACCAGCCAGCAGCGCCACCGCGCCGTGTCTTCCTCTTCCTGCAGGGGCCGCACGGTCCGTTCTTTCATCGTCTCGGCGCCATGTTGCGCCGCACCGGGGCCGAGGTCTGGCGGGTCGGATTCAATGCCGGAGACCGCGCGTTCTGGTTCCACGGCGAGAGCTACCTGCCCTTCAACGGCACTCCCGAGGACTGGCCCGCACGCATCGCCGCCCTGCTCGCCGAGAAGCGTGTCACCGACCTCGTGCTTTACGGCGACACGCGCGGCATCCACGCCGAGGCGGTGACCGAGGCGCGTCGGCGCGGGCTGCGTGTCCATGTCTTCGAGGAAGGCTACATGCGCCCCTACTGGGTGACCTACGAACGCGGCGGCGCCAATGGGCATTCGCGGCTGATGCAGATGGACGTGGCGGACATGCGCGCCGCGCTGGCACGCTCCGACATGGAAGCCCCCCTGCCCCCCGGCCACTGGGGCGACATGCGCCAGCACATCTTCTATGGCGCGCTCTACCATTGGTTCGTGATGTTCCGAAACGGCGACTATCGCAACTTCCGCGCCCATCGCGACCTGCCCGTCGCGCGCGAGTTCCAACTCTACCTGAAACGTCTGCTGACGATGCCGCTGACCCGGGTCGAACGCTTTCTCGAGACTCTGCAGATCCGCCGCGGCGGCTACCCCTACCACCTCGTGCTGCTGCAGCTCGAGCACGACTCCAGCTTCCGCAAGCATTCGCCGTTTGCCAGCATGGGCGAGTTCGTCGACCTCGTGCTGGACGGCTTCGCCGAAGGCGCGCCGGGCCATCATCACCTGGTGTTCAAGGCCCACCCTCTTGAGAATGGCCAGCTGCCGCTGCGCCGCATGATCGCCGAGGCCGCGCGCCGGCTCGGCATCGCCGACCGGGTGCATTTCGTCCCCGGCGGCAAGCTGGCAAGGCTTCTCGACGACGCGCGCAGCGCGGTGACGGTGAATTCAACCGCCGGACAGCAGGTGCTCTGGCGCGGCATTCCGCTCAGGACCTTCGGCCGCGCGGTCTATGCCAAGCCCGAGTTCGTCTCTGATCAGCCGCTGCCCGAGTTCTTCGCCTTGCCGACCCGCCCAGACAGCCGCGCCTACAAGGACTACCGGCGGTATCTGCTTGAAACCAGCCAAGTTCCCGGTGGCTTCTACGCGTCGCGCGGGCGCAGACAACTTCTGCGGCAGGTGGTCGACATGATGCTCTCCCCTCACGATCCTTACGACGCGCTGCGCAACGGGACCGCGGCGCCTCGGCAACAGTTGCGGCTGGTCCGCTGAGCCCGCGCCAAGGCCGGACTCGCTTTTGAAACCGCATTTCCGTACCTTACGCAAAAAACCTGAGGCAGATAAGAACAGGTCGAGGAGACCGAGCCGTGAAACAGTCCCGCTCCCGATGGGCGAAATCCGCCGCCCTTCTGGCCGCAGTGTCGATTCTGGCATCCTGCGCCCTGCCCCGCGTCGGTCCCAACAAGGATGAAATCTACTCCGGTTCCGTGCAGCGCGAAGGCGATGCCTTCATCGTTTCGGTCAACGACCGGGTGACCCGCGCCACCGCCGTCGTGCCTGCACTCGGCTTCTCCGACCAGTTCCAGGGCGCAGGCCTCGTCGGCTCCGACACCATCCAGCCCGGCGACACGCTCGGCCTGACGATCTGGGAGAACGTCGACGACGGGCTGCTGGCCGCTGCCGAAACCAATGCCACCGCGCTCGAAGAGGTGCAGGTCGACGGCTCGGGCTTCATCTTCGTGCCCTACGCCGGCCGCATAAGGGCCTCGGGCAACTCGCCCGAGACCGTGCGCCGGATCATCACCGAGAAGCTGCAGGATCAGACCCCCGACCCGCAGGTCGAGGTGCGCCGCCTTGCCGGTGACGGCTCGACCGTCAGTCTGGTCGGCGCCGTGGGCGGTCAGGGCGTCTACGCCATCGAGCGCCCGACCCGGACGCTTTCGTCGATGCTGGCCCGCGCTGGCGGCATCACCATCCAGCCCGAGATCGCCCAGATCACCGTGCTGCGTGGCGGCAACCAGGGCAAGATCTGGTTCCAGGATCTCTACAAGAACCCGCGCTACGACATCGCCCTGCGCGGCGGCGACCGCATCCTCGTCGAGGAGGACACCCGCGCCTTCACCGCGCTCGGCGCCACCGGCACCCAGGCCCGCGTGCCCTTCGAGACGCAGACGCTTTCGGCCGTCGAGGCGATCGCCCAGGTCGGCGGCCTCGTGCCCTCGGCCTCGGACCCGACCGGCGTGTTCATCTTCCGCAACGAGCCCGCCGACATCGCCAACCAGGTGCTCGGTCGCAGCGACCTGATCGGGGCGCAGCGCATGGTCTACGTGCTCGACCTGACCAAGCCCAACGGCATGTTCATGGCGCGCGACTTCGTGGTGCGCGACCAGGACACGCTTTACGTCACCGAGGCGCCCTATGCCCAATGGAGCAAGGCGATCACCTCGCTCACCGGCACGCTGACCGCCATCGCAACCGTCTCGACCGTCCGCGACGCGGTGACCAACTGATCAAGGACACGGCCCTGAATAATCATAACGAGGGACAGGGCAGCGCCGGGGGAGAAATCCCCCGGCGTCTCTATGTCTACACCGGCGGTTTCCTGACCCAGCGCCGGCTGCGGCGGATGCTGGCGCTGGCTGGCTGGGAGGTATCCCTGGGCCTCCCCTCGGCGCAGGATCACGTCGGCGTCTGGGGCCAGTCTCCCTACGCCGCGCGCGGCGAGGCGATGGCGGCACGCTACGGGGCACCGCTGCTGCGGATCGAGGACGCCTTCCTGCGCTCGCTGCACCCGGGCCGCAAGGGACAGCCCCCGCTCGGGCTGCTGCTCGACCGTACCGGCGTGCATTTCGACGCCAGCGCGCCTTCGGACCTGGAGACCCTGCTGGCCACCCATCCGCTCGACGATCACGCTCTGCTCTCGCGCGCCCGCGGCGGCATTGCCCGGATGCGCGCGGCGCATCTAACCAAGTACAGCGGCTTCGACCCCGGGCAGCCGGTGCCCGAGCCCGGCTACGTGCTGGTCATCGACCAGACGCAGGGCGACGCCTCGGTCCGCGCCTCGGGCGGCGACCGCAACCGCTTTCTCGAGATGCTCTACTGGGCGCAGGAGGAAAACCCCGGCGCCCGCATCGTGATCAAGACCCATCCAGAGACCGCGCAGGGGCTGCGACCGGGGCATTTCACCCAAATGGACGCACAAGGGCGGGTCAGCCTCTGCACCGATCCCGTCTCTCCCTGGGCGCTGCTCGAGGGGGCTGTGGCGGTCTACACGCTCAGCTCGCAGATGGGCTTCGAGGCGATCCTTGCCGGACATCGCCCCCGCGTCTTCGGCACGCCCTTCTATGCAGGATGGGGGCTGACGCAGGACGAGATGCCGCTGCCGCGCCGGAACCGCAGCCTTACCCGCGCGCAGCTCTTTGCCGCGGCGATGATCCTCTATCCCACCTGGTACGATCCCTGCCACGACACGCTCTGCCCCTTCGAGGACGCGCTCGGCGCGCTCGAGGCGCAGACCAGGGCGTGGCGCGAGGACCGGCAAGGCTGGGTCGCCTCGGGCATGAAGCTGTGGAAACGGCGGGCGTTGCAGGGCTTCTTTGGCGGGCAGAAAGCGATGGTCTTTGCCGAAGGCGCCGCCGCCGACGGCAAGTCTGCACAAACCGGCCGGCGCCGCATGACCTGGGCGGGCAAGGCCGAGGGGAACGTGGTGCGGGTCGAGGACGGCTTCCTGCGCTCGCGCGGGCTCGGGGCCGAGCTGGTTCCGCCGCTGTCGCTGGTGCTCGACGATCTGGGCATCTACTACGATCCGACCCGGCCTTCGCGGCTGGAAACGATCCTCGCGAAAGCGCCCGAGCTGCGCCCCGACCAGCAGGACCGCACGCAGCGGCTCATCGCGCGGCTCACCGGCGCGGGGCTGACCAAATACAACCTCGGAACGCCGCCCCCGGCCCTGCCTGACGGGCATCGCATCCTCGTGGTCGGGCAGGTCGAGGACGATGCCTCGATCCGCCTCGGCAGCCCCGACATGCAAAGCAACGCCGCGCTGCTCGCCCGCACCCGCGCCGAGAACCCCGAGGCCGTTCTGCTGTGGAAGCCGCACCCCGATGTCAGCGCCCGGCTGCGCAAGGGCGCTGTCGCGCAGCCCGAGAGGTGGGCCGACCTGACGGTCGAGGGCACGGACATGGGAGCTCTGCTGGGACAGGTGCAGGAGGTCTGGACGATGACGTCGCTTTCCGGCTTCGAGGCGCTGCTGCGCGGGGTTCCCGTCACGACGCTCGGCGCGCCGTTCTACGCCGGATGGGGGCTGACGCGCGACCTCGGGCCGGTCCCGGCGCGCCGCCTGTCCGGACAGCGGCCCACGCTCGAGGCGCTGGTCCACGCCACCCTCATCTCCTACCCGCGGTACCGCGATCCGGTGAGCGGCCTGCCCTGCACGGCAGAGGTCGTCGCGGAGAGGCTGGAGCACGGTGCGATCCCGCACCCCGGCCTGCCCAACCGGCTGCTGTCGAAACTTCAGGGGCTGCTTGCCTCGCAGGCGCATTTCTGGCGCTGACACGCCGGGGGCCGCCTTGGGCGCTCAGCGCCGCCCGCGCAGCGCCCCGAGGCTCGCGGTGACCGCAAAGATCAGCGTTGCCGCGCAAACCATGCTCGGTCCGGCGGGCGTGTCGAAGAGCAGCGCGCCCTCGAGCCCGGCCAATGCAGAAACCCCACCGATCCCCGCCGCCATCAGCGCCATCGCCTCGGGCGTGCGCGCAAAGGGCCGGGCCGCCGCCGCCGGGATGAGGAGCATCGCCCCGATCAAGAGCACGCCCACCACCTTGATGGCCACCGCCACGGTCAGCGCCAGCGCCACGGTCAGCACCCGGCTTTCCAGTCGCGGGTCGATGCCGCTGGCATGGGCAAGGTCGGGCGAGAGCGTCGCGGTCAGCAGCGCCTGCCAGCGCCAGAGCAGCAGCGCCAGCACGAGCGCCGCCCCGCCCCAGATCACCAGCAAATCGCTCTTGGTGACCGCGAGGATGTCACCGAAGAGATAGGCCGAAAGGTCGAGCCGCGCGCCCGGTACGAAGGTGATCGCCACGAGGCCGATCGCCAGCGCACCATGCGCCAGCACACCAAGCACCGTGTCGATCCCGAGCCCGCGCTCGCTCAACGCGCCCACGAGCACCGCCATGACCAGCGCCACGAAGAGCGTCCCGGCAAAGACCGGCAGCGAGAGGGCCAGCGAGAGCGCCACGCCAAGGATCGCCGCGTGGGCCGTGGCATCGCCGAAGTTGGCCATGCGCCGCCACGATACGAAGCAGCCGAGGGGTGCCGCCGCCAAGGCAAGGCCGAGCCCCGCCAGCGCCGCGCGTACAAGGAAATCGTCCAGCATCAGTGCCCGTGCCCTGCGTGATCGTGGTGGGAATGGTCATGCGCATGGTCATGGGCATGATCGTGCGTATGCGTGTGCTCGTGTCGGTAGAGCGCCAGCGCACCATGGGTGCCGGTGCCGAAAAGCGCCCGGTACTCCGCCGCCTGCGCCACCGTCTCGGGGTGGCCCTGGCAACAGACATGGCCGTTGAGGCAGACCACGCGGTCCGAGGCGCTCATCACCACGTGCAGCTCGTGGCTGACCATCACCACCGCGCAGCCGAGCCGCGCGCGGATCTGCTCGATCTGCCGGTAGAAAGCCGCCGAGCCCGGCTGGTCGAGCCCCTGCGTCGGCTCGTCGAGCAGCAGCACCTCGGGCTTGCCGAGGATCGCCCGCGCCAGCAGCACGCGCTGGAACTGCCCGCCCGAGAGCCCCGACATGGGCCGCTCCTCCAGCGCCCCGGCCCCAGCCTCTTCCAGCGCCGCACGGCCCTCGGCGCGGCTGATCCGCTGCGGCAGAGACAGGAACCGCGCCACGGTCAGCGGGAGCGTCGCGTCGATCTGCAGCTTTTGCGGCACGTAGCCGAGCCGGAGCCCCGGCTTGCGCGTCACCTTGCCCGCCTGCGGCCGGACCGCGCCGATCAGCGTGCGCAGCAGCGTCGACTTGCCCGAGCCGTTCGGCCCGACGATCGTAACGATCTCTCCGGGGTCTACGTGGAAATCGACACCCTGCAGCACCGGATGCTCGCCCAGCGTGACCTGCAGGCCAAGCGCCTCGATAAGCGTCATGCGGCCGCTCCGCGGCAGTGCGGGCAGAGCCCCTCGGCCTCGACCACCATCCGCTCGAGCGCGAAATCCAGCTCCTCGGCCGCGGCCTTCACCGCCTCGCCAATCCCCTGCGAGCGCATTTCGGCCACCAGTCCGCAGGCGCTGCAGAGCAGGAAGGCCGGCTTGTGCCGCTCGCCGGGATGGGCGCAGGCGACAAAGGCGTTCAGCCGCTCGATCTTGTGGGCAAAGCCGTTGCTGACGAGGAAGTCCAGGGCCCGATACACCGTCGGCGGCTGCGCCGGCTGACCGTCATCCCGCATGGCATCGAGCAGCTCGTAGGCCCCCATCGCCTTGTGCTTACGCAGCAAGAGCTCGAGCACCCGGCGGCGCTGCTTGGTCAGCGACAACCCCTCGCGGGCGCAGGTGTCTTCCGCCGCCTGCAGGGCGCTCTCGCGGCAATGCGCGTGGTTGTGCGGGGTGAACCCAAGAGGATCGGTATGCTCTGTCATGTCGTCTGCCCTGATGCCTGACATCTCGCCCCCGGAGCGGGACCGCGGTGGATGGGGGTTGATATGTTATAGTGTTGCCGATATCAACCCCACCTGTTGTTACTTTATAACACATCTTGATTCCCGACCGTCACGTAAGAGGCCCCGATGTACCGCTCCCTCCTCCCCGCCCTTCTGCTCGCCAGCCCCGCTTTCGCCGAGGTGCCCAAGGTGGTCACCGACATCGCCCCCGTGCAGGGGCTGGTGGCCAGCGTGATGGGCGACCTCGGCACACCGGACCTGCTGATCCCCGCCAGCGCCTCGCCGCACAGCCATGCGCTGAAACCCTCCGAGGCGCGCGCGCTGCAGCAGGCCGACCTGGTCTTCTGGATCGGCGAGGAGCTGAGCCCGGACCTCGCCCGCAAGATCGACTCCATCGCGCAGGCGGGCAGCGCGGTCTCGCTCTTCGACCTGCCCGGCACCCGGCACCTCGCGGCGCGCAACGACGTGCTTTTCGCCGAGCCCGGTGCGCAGGGGGATCATGACCACGGCGGGCACGACGAGGAGGCGCACGATCACGACGCGCATGACGATCACGGTCATGGCGAACACAGTCACGACGACCATGCGCACGAGGACCATCACGACCATGGTCACGAGGCGGGCGGACACCACCACGAGGGCGACGACCCGCACGCCTGGCTCTCGGTCGACAATGCCGCGACTTGGCTGACCGCGATTGCCGAGAGCCTTGCGGCGCAGGATCCCGAGAACGCCCAGACCTACGCCGCCAACGCCGAGGCCGCGCAAGCCCGCATCGCCGAGGCCCGCGCCGCCGCCGAAGCCACGCTCGCGCCGGTGAAGGACAACCATTTCGTCGTCTTCCACGACGCCTTCCAGTACTACGAGGACAGCTTCGGGCTGACCGTGCTGGGTGCGATCTCGCTCTCGGATGCCACCACCCCCAGCCCGGCCCGCCTCGACGCGCTGCGCGACGCGCTGAGCGGCGCGGCTGCGGCCTGCGTCTTTGCCGAGCCGCAGTTCGACCCGCGCCTCATCGCGGCGGTGACCGAAGGCGCGGGCACCCCGGTGGCCGAGATTGACCCGCTCGGTGCCACGCTCGAAGCCGGCCCCGGCTTCTACCCGGCGCTGATCGAGGACATGGCGCAGCGCATCGCGGATTGCGCCGCTCAATAAGCTCTACCCCGACATCCCGCTGCGCGACGCCTCTTTGCCTTGATGGCAAAGGGGCTTTTCCTTGCCGCATTTCCCGACTAATTAGCTTGGATAAAGGACGCGGGCGCCGCGTCGCCGGGGTTTGCCACTCTCAGACCTTGCGGAACTCACGGCGCCACAGCCGCGCAAGGAAACCGGATGACCACGCCCCTCGCCTCTCTCAGCCGCCGCGGCTTCCTTGCCGGGGCCGCCAGCCTGCTCGCAGCCCCGAAGCTGCATGCCGCCGAGGAGCTGCGCTTTGCGCATGCCTATGGCGAGACGGTCCTCGCCGCGCCGGCGAGACGCGTCGTCTCGCTGGGCTACACCACGCAGGACAGTCTCTTGGCGCTCGGCATCGTGCCGCAGGCGATCCGCTACTGGTACGGCGATCACCCCTATGGTGTCTGGCCCTGGGCGCAGCCGCTGCTCGGCGACGGGCAGCCGATGCTGATGACCGGCGAGGTGTCGATCGAGACCGTCGCCAGCCTCGCCCCCGATCTTATCGTCGGCATCGGCTCGGGCATCTCCGAGGCCGAATACGCGCTCTTGTCGCAGATCGCCCCGGTTTTGATGCAGGCGCCCGAATTCACCACCTACGGCATGCCCTGGGACGCCGAGCTGCGCATGCTCGCCCGCGCCACCGGCACCTCGGAACGCGCCGAGGCGCTGGTCGCCGACCTGCACGGCCGCTTCGAGGCTCTGCGTGCCCGGCACCCCGACTGGCAGGGCCAAACCGCCGTCTGCGCCTGGCACGAGGGCGGGCAGACCAGCGCCTTCCTCGACGGCGACAGCCGCGCGCAGGTGCTGCGCGAGATGGGCTTCCGCCTGCCCGAGGCGCTGGCGCAGATGCAGGGGACCGACGACTTCTACACCGCGCTCTCGCCCGAGGACCTCTCGCCCATCGACGCCGACCTGCTGCTGTGGATCTCGGACGGTGGACAGGCTGACGATCTCGCCGCGCTCGCCATGCGCCGCACCCTGCGCGCCAACGCCGAGGGGCGCGAGGCCTTCTGCGACGCGCTGCTCTCGGGCGCGCTCTCCTTCGGCAGCGTGCTGTCGGTGCCCTATGCGCTGAAGCGGCTCGAGCCCGAGATCAGTGCCGCCCTCGACGGCGATCCGAAAACCGTGGTGCCGAGCGCCTCCGAGGCCGGCCTGCTCTGATGCTCCGCCTGCTCGGTCTTTTCACGCTGCTGGCACTGGCGCTCGCGCTCGCCCTTTCGGTGGGCGCCCGGCCGGTGACGCCCGCTGTGGCGCTGGAGGCCCTGCGGGCCTACGATCCGACCAACCCCGCGCATGTGACCCTTATGGCGATCCGCCTGCCCCGCCTTGCGGCAGGGCTGATCGCGGGCGGCGCGCTCGGCCTCGCCGGCACCGTCATGCAGGTGATGACCCGCAACCCGTTGGCCGACCCCGGACTGCTCGGGGTGAACGCCGGGGCCGCCTTCGCGCTGCTCATCGGGGCGACTGCCCTGGGCACCTCGGACGCCACCTCGGTGGCGCTGCTGACTTTCCCCGGGGCGGCGCTCGCCTCGGCGCTGGTGTTCACCCTTGGAGGCGGGCTGCGCGGCGACGTGGGGCCGGTGCGGCTGACCTTGGCGGGCGCGGCGCTGAACGCGCTGCTGCTGTCGCTGGTCACCGCCATCGTGCTCATCCGGCAGGACACGCTCGACATGTTCCGCTTCTGGGTCGCCGGATCGCTGACCCAGGCCGCCAGCCGCCCACTCATGGAAATGGCGCTGATCGCCGCAGCCGGGGGGATCCTGGCGCTGGCCATCGCCCCGCAGATCGAGGCGCTCTCGCTAGGCTCGGCGCTGTCGCGCAGTCTTGGCACCAAGCCCCGCCGGGTGCAGGCGGCGGCGCTGGCGGTGGTGACGCTTTGCACCGGGGCGGCCGTGGCGGTCGCCGGGCCGATCGCCTTCCTCGGCCTCATGGTGCCGCCGCTCGCCCGGCGCGTCGCCGGCCACGCGCTGCGCCGCGAACTCCTCGCCTCCGCCCTGCTGGGCGCGGCACTGCTGCTCTTTGCCGACACGCTGGGCCGGGTGGTGATGCCGCCCGCCGAGGTCCGGGCGGGCATCATGACGGCACTGATCGGCGGGCCGATCTTCCTCTGGGTGGCACGGCGCCTGCGCCCCGGGGCCACCGCATGAAGGGGGCTCTGACGCTCTGCCTGCTGCTGCTCTGCGCGACGCTGGCGGCACTGATGCTGGGGCCGGTGCAGCTGAGCCCCGCCCTGCTCTGGCAGGGGCTGCGCACTGGCGAGGGCCCCGGCGCGCTGGTGCTGGGCACGATCCGCGGCCCTCGGGTCGTCACGGCGCTGGGTGCCGGGGCGGTTCTGGGCCTCTCGGGCGCGCTTTTCCAAGCGCTCTTCCGCAACCCGCTGGCGGCGCCGGACATCATGGGGTTCACCGCGGGCGCGGGGCTGACCATCATCGCCGCCATTGCGCTCGGCCTCACCCTGCCGCCGCCGCTGTTGGCAGCGGGCGGCGGTCTGGCGGCGGCGCTGCTGGTCGCGCTGCTCTCGCAGCGCAGGGGCCAAGCGACGCCGCCGCTGACGATGATCCTGGTCGGGCTCGGAATCGGCTTCATCGCCTCGGCGCTGTCGAGCTT
The sequence above is a segment of the Alloyangia pacifica genome. Coding sequences within it:
- a CDS encoding FecCD family ABC transporter permease, translating into MLRLLGLFTLLALALALALSVGARPVTPAVALEALRAYDPTNPAHVTLMAIRLPRLAAGLIAGGALGLAGTVMQVMTRNPLADPGLLGVNAGAAFALLIGATALGTSDATSVALLTFPGAALASALVFTLGGGLRGDVGPVRLTLAGAALNALLLSLVTAIVLIRQDTLDMFRFWVAGSLTQAASRPLMEMALIAAAGGILALAIAPQIEALSLGSALSRSLGTKPRRVQAAALAVVTLCTGAAVAVAGPIAFLGLMVPPLARRVAGHALRRELLASALLGAALLLFADTLGRVVMPPAEVRAGIMTALIGGPIFLWVARRLRPGATA